In Zingiber officinale cultivar Zhangliang chromosome 8B, Zo_v1.1, whole genome shotgun sequence, a single genomic region encodes these proteins:
- the LOC122017713 gene encoding polyamine oxidase 3-like codes for MGAAWLHGVCNENPLASWIGRLGLPIYRTSGDNSVLYDHDLESYALFDGDGHQVPQDLVEKVGKVFETILEEANKLRYETNEDMSIAQAIKLVMERHSI; via the exons ATGGGAGCAGCCTG GTTGCATGGTGTCTGCAACGAGAATCCATTGGCATCTTGGATTGGAAGACTTGGTCTACCAATTTATCGAACTTCTGGTGACAATTCTGTCTTGTATGATCATGACTTGGAGAG CTACGCACTCTTTGATGGTGATGGACATCAAGTGCCTCAAGATCTAGTGGAAAAAGTTGGTAAGGTGTTTGAAACCATTCTGGAAGAG GCTAACAAACTCAGGTATGAAACAAATGAAGACATGTCTATAGCACAGGCTATTAAGCTAGTCATGGAGAGGCATTCAATATGA